In Spinacia oleracea cultivar Varoflay chromosome 5, BTI_SOV_V1, whole genome shotgun sequence, a single window of DNA contains:
- the LOC110798910 gene encoding cation/H(+) antiporter 14, whose protein sequence is MAEYLSVKSTYDPYKLWSEGTWNGSEMLCQERPLYLGSLPIWADHLYPHGSDASTCILLLCLILLITTITSFLLKPIGLPAMAKMFGGFLVIGLLYSKNALEFKTLVHPTIYYFMNTFSLLGFIFYTFIFGVETNLLALIRKVRKKAIIICFSGYFTSLALGYTGFMMLKINQEEFPGYIRQMITNAQTFFMVTCSHVNDLGISNSEIGRLACAISLVIDVYGMFSTFLIFNVYFPFQNEHYSLPFYVIAVYLFMFFVCRPLILVIISHTPEGRRMKDTHFLAIIMIVLILALLSLLVAQPLLVFLFAVFLPEEPLTSILNERLDLMNSSVLLPLFCAMHGFMADFNSLGKKSRMIEFIVFMTVTGKFLGTVISSKIFGVPFWSAVSLGIILCSGGFLDMVMLGVFRHQGLMDPEQYTTVMLHILLTTCIFLPLVRFMYNPSTQYSTILRQGVIASAETGSLQVLTCIHKEENLAGILRLIEAFNPRYEMPLPVIALQLIQLTGRVTQPILAPFHEIQSSAAFRSNIGRCNRIISSLLSLERRTDGAARLQHYISVSSYATMHNDICSLAHDKKVSLLIIPFHIQWTAEGNVEHVSESVREVNKLVFENAPCSTGLLIDRGDKDVSLLDTEYRIAIFFIGGADDHEALAYATLFASHPSIKLTVVWLKTKMSESNTHSFDDYAVLQEFYHKLQGNERMSLQEVVVNDGAETTNAVIAVKNDIDLAVVGRYHEPGCTPLFGLTDRWCEYPELGILGDLLITPEFNFSVLVVQEEPHKTTENDDLIDDFVM, encoded by the exons ATGGCGGAATATCTATCGGTAAAATCAACATATGATCCATACAAATTGTGGAGTGAGGGTACATGGAATGGGTCGGAAATGTTATGCCAAGAACGGCCTTTATATTTAGGGTCTCTACCCATATGGGCCGACCATCTCTATCCTCATGGGTCGGATGCATCTACATGCATTCTTCTACTTTGTTTAATCTTGCTTATTACTACAATCACTTCCTTCCTCCTTAAACCTATTGGCTTGCCTGCCATGGCCAAAATGTTT GGTGGTTTCTTGGTAATTGGACTATTATACTCAAAGAATGCCCTAGAGTTCAAAACATTAGTACACCCAACAATTTACTACTTCATGAACACCTTCTCACTATTAGGGTTCATATTCTACACATTCATATTTGGTGTGGAAACAAACTTATTAGCCTTAATAAGAAAAGTAAGAAAAAAGGCAATCATCATATGTTTTTCAGGCTATTTTACATCATTAGCACTTGGTTATACAGGATTCATGATGCTAAAAATAAACCAGGAAGAATTTCCTGGTTACATAAGACAAATGATAACGAATGCTCAAACCTTCTTCATGGTTACATGTAGCCATGTCAATGACCTAGGCATAAGTAACTCCGAAATAGGCCGTTTAGCTTGTGCAATATCTTTAGTCATCGATGTGTATGGAATGTTCTCGACTTTCCTCATCTTCAATGTCTACTTCCCTTTCCAAAACGAACATTATTCATTACCATTCTATGTTATCGCGGTGTATCTATTTATGTTCTTCGTTTGTAGACCATTGATCTTGGTTATTATTAGTCACACCCCTGAAGGGCGTAGAATGAAAGACACACATTTCTTAGCCATTATCATGATTGTTCTTATTTTAGCCCTACTTAGTTTACTGGTTGCTCAACCACTTCTGGTTTTCTTGTTCGCGGTTTTCCTACCTGAAGAGCCGCTTACCTCGATTCTAAACGAGCGTTTGGATCTGATGAATTCGAGTGTGCTTTTGCCTTTGTTTTGTGCAATGCATGGATTCATGGCTGATTTTAATTCTCTAGGGAAAAAGTCTAGGATGATCGAGTTTATTGTGTTTATGACTGTTACTGGTAAGTTCTTAGGAACTGTTATATCTTCCAAGATCTTTGGTGTGCCTTTCTGGAGTGCTGTTTCGCTTGGCATCATTTTGTGCTCCGGTGGTTTCCTTGACATGGTTATGCTCGGAGTATTTCGTCATCAGGGG CTTATGGACCCAGAACAATACACAACAGTAATGCTACATATTTTGTTAACTACCTGCATATTTTTACCCCTAGTTCGGTTCATGTACAACCCATCAACACAATACTCAACAATCTTAAGACAAGGTGTGATCGCATCAGCAGAAACCGGGAGTTTACAAGTACTAACATGTATCCACAAAGAAGAAAATCTTGCTGGAATTCTCCGTCTTATCGAAGCATTCAATCCTCGATACGAAATGCCTCTCCCCGTCATTGCTCTTCAACTCATTCAACTCACTGGCCGCGTCACTCAACCTATCCTCGCCCCCTTTCACGAGATCCAATCCTCGGCTGCTTTCCGGTCTAACATCGGTCGTTGCAATCGTATAATAAGTTCGTTGTTGAGTCTCGAACGTAGGACTGATGGTGCTGCTCGTTTACAACATTATATTTCTGTATCTTCGTATGCTACGATGCATAATGATATATGCAGCCTTGCGCATGATAAGAAAGTTAGTCTTCTTATCATACCTTTTCATATACAGTGGACTGCGGAAGGGAATGTGGAACATGTCTCTGAATCTGTTAGAGAGGTTAACAAGTTGGTTTTTGAAAACGCACCGTGTTCTACAG GGCTGCTAATCGATCGAGGGGACAAGGATGTGTCCTTACTAGACACGGAGTACCGCATTGCTATCTTCTTCATAGGCGGGGCAGACGATCACGAGGCGCTCGCATACGCCACCTTATTCGCTAGTCATCCTAGCATTAAGCTAACAGTTGTTTGGTTGAAGACTAAAATGTCAGAAAGTAACACCCATAGTTTTGACGACTATGCAGTGCTACAAGAATTTTACCACAAACTTCAGGGTAACGAGAGAATGTCGTTACAGGAGGTGGTAGTCAATGACGGGGCAGAGACGACGAATGCTGTAATCGCCGTAAAAAATGATATTGATTTAGCCGTAGTTGGTAGATACCATGAGCCCGGTTGTACTCCTTTGTTCGGGCTTACGGATCGGTGGTGCGAGTACCCGGAGTTGGGGATTCTCGGCGATTTGCTTATCACGCCGGAGTTTAACTTTTCGGTATTAGTTGTGCAAGAAGAACCTCATAAGACAACGGAAAATGATGATCTAATTGATGATTTTGTAATGTGA
- the LOC110798920 gene encoding cation/H(+) antiporter 14-like, producing the protein MMVYMFKTFAYLGFICYSFKLGVETNIGALLKNIDKQTTIICYLGFFASIAFSYVGLKILNITSNDGIRRIILLNAQSFFVVTCNHVNEIGIGNSELGRLACTVSLILDIFGMFLNTLVDNVIFPVIEGNFLHPIMVIGTYILMLIVCRPLVIHIISYTPEGKRVKESHFFAIFLIVLLLAFLSLQMQHFFAVFLFGFFLPTEPLSTILYEKLDAITSSVLFPIFCAVHGFRADLNSLHIKSFVLETLLIMGASGKFLATLISSMCFGVHLKTAFCLSIIMASGGFINLIKIGQYQQVGELSTEQCTTMSLHIFIWTGALLPLVRHLYKPSTQYTTIIRQGVISSSEAGNLQVLSCIFKEENLPGIMRLLQAFHPISTKKSIPVIALQIIPIITSGVSLPILAPLHEIQSSAAYRSNLSRCNRTVNALVSLEHKTNGVIRPQHYVSVSSYAAMHNDICSVSHDNNVSLLILPFHAQWTNYNNTKGFKHHSQNIRDVNKMVLDMAPCSIGMLVDRGDQNLANFSDVYRVAIFFIGGVDDQEALAFTTVFANNPRIRVDVVRLISINKTQSDDDNFEDNDAINSFQLRCIDNERVSFEEVVVNDGGETTSVVVKMKDEFDLVIVGKYHEPGCVPLFGLLDRWCDYPELGILGDMLVSPEFEFSVLVVQERPSL; encoded by the exons ATGATGGTTTACATGTTCAAAACCTTCGCATATTTAGGGTTCATATGTTACTCATTCAAATTAGGCGTCGAAACTAATATAGGAGCATTACTGAAAAACATAGACAAGCAAACTACCATCATCTGTTATTTAGGGTTTTTCGCCTCAATTGCGTTTAGTTATGTTGGATTGAAAATCCTTAACATAACTTCAAACGATGGAATAAGGAGGATAATTCTTCTTAATGCTCAAAGTTTCTTCGTGGTTACGTGCAACCACGTTAATGAAATTGGCATAGGCAACTCCGAGCTAGGTCGTTTGGCTTGTACGGTATCTTTGATCCTTGATATATTTGGAATGTTTTTGAATACATTGGTTGACAATGTTATATTTCCTGTAATCGAAGGAAACTTCTTGCACCCAATCATGGTTATTGGAACCTACATTTTGATGCTTATAGTTTGTAGGCCATTAGTCATTCACATTATTAGTTATACACCCGAAGGAAAACGTGTTAAAGAATCCCATTTTTTCGCCATATTCTTAATTGTTCTTTTGTTAGCCTTCCTTAGCTTACAAATGCAACACTTTTTTGCTGTTTTCTTGTTCGGATTCTTCCTACCCACGGAACCATTATCCACGATTTTGTACGAGAAATTAGACGCCATTACTTCATCTGTTTTGTTCCCTATCTTCTGTGCAGTCCATGGATTTCGAGCAGATTTGAATTCTCTCCATATTAAATCTTTTGTATTAGAGACTCTTTTGATTATGGGTGCTTCTGGTAAATTTTTGGCAACTCTTATTTCTTCCATGTGTTTTGGAGTTCATCTCAAGACCGCCTTTTGTCTTTCAATCATCATGGCTTCTGgaggttttattaatttaattaagattGGCCAATATCAACAAGTTGGG GAATTGAGTACAGAACAATGCACAACAATGTCACTACATATTTTTATCTGGACTGGAGCCTTGTTACCCCTCGTAAGACATCTATATAAACCATCAACACAATATACAACCATTATAAGACAAGGTGTGATTTCATCATCGGAAGCTGGCAATTTACAAGTATTATCATGTATTTTTAAGGAAGAAAATCTACCTGGAATTATGCGTCTTCTCCAAGCTTTTCACCCTATTAGTACAAAGAAGTCAATACCCGTAATTGCCCTTCAAATAATTCCAATCATCACTAGCGGTGTCTCCCTCCCAATCCTCGCACCCCTACATGAGATCCAATCATCGGCTGCTTACCGATCTAACCTCTCTCGTTGCAACCGCACTGTAAACGCTTTGGTAAGCCTTGAACACAAGACTAATGGTGTTATTCGCCCGCAACATTACGTTTCAGTATCTTCATATGCGGCTATGCACAACGACATATGTAGTGTCTCACATGACAATAACGTGAGTTTACTCATTCTACCTTTCCACGCACAATGGACTAATTATAATAACACCAAGGGATTCAAACATCATTCTCAAAACATTAGAGATGTCAATAAAATGGTGTTAGATATGGCACCTTGTTCAATAGGTATGCTAGTTGATCGAGGAGATCAGAATTTGGCCAACTTTAGTGATGTGTATCGTGTTGCTATTTTCTTCATAGGCGGGGTTGATGATCAAGAGGCTTTAGCGTTTACCACTGTATTCGCAAACAATCCAAGAATTAGGGTCGACGTTGTTAGGTTGATATCGATTAATAAGACTCAAAGTGATGACGACAACTTTGAGGACAATGACGCCATTAATAGTTTCCAACTTCGGTGTATAGATAATGAAAGAGTGTCGTTTGAAGAGGTGGTTGTTAACGATGGTGGAGAAACTACTAGTGTGGTTGTAAAGATGAAAGATGAATTTGATTTGGTGATAGTTGGTAAATACCATGAGCCCGGGTGTGTTCCTTTGTTCGGGCTTTTGGACCGGTGGTGTGATTATCCGGAGTTAGGGATTTTAGGTGATATGTTAGTATcaccggaatttgagttctcgGTTTTAGTTGTGCAAGAGCGGCCTAGCTTATAG
- the LOC110798928 gene encoding cation/H(+) antiporter 14-like produces the protein MKILKLNLHDEGLEMMIILIAKTFFMVTCNHVNEVGVSNSELGRLACTVSLVLDIVAFLFNFAWENITKPVIAGDYWHPLMTIGTYILMFTVCRPLVIYIISYTPEGGHVKETHFLAILLTVLSIHFFSLQVHQFLAVFLFGISLPEEPLSSILHEKLDAITSSLLFPLFSAVYGIRADFNSLNPNSFKIELILIMGAFGKFFGTLVSSMVFGVHLRTALALSIIMASRGFISLITIGQYRLQGVMSREQSTIMQMHILFFTGALLPLVRHIYKPSTRYSTVIRQGVITSSETGTLQVLSCIFKEENLPGILRLLQAFHPSTEKNPIPVIALQLIPLNAAGVSVPILAPLHEIQSSPAYRSNLSRCNRTVNALVSVVRKTNGAIHPQHYISVSPYTAMHNDICNVSHDNHVNLLVLPFHAQWTDYNSSKGFQDPSQPIRDVNKMVLDMAPCSVGILVDRGDQNLANLNDGYRVVIFFIGGVDDQEALAFTTIFANNPRIRLSVVRLKSITKTQSNNGDCEDNVAINSFKLRCVDNERVSFEEVIVNDGGETTNVLVKMKDEIDLAVVGRYHDPGCNQLLGLSDRWCDYPELGTLGDMLVSSEFGFSILVVQE, from the exons ATGAAGATCCTTAAGTTAAATTTACACGACGAAGGATTAGAGATGATGATTATACTTATTGCTAAAACCTTCTTCATGGTTACATGTAACCACGTTAATGAAGTTGGTGTAAGCAACTCCGAGCTTGGTCGTTTGGCTTGTACAGTATCTTTGGTCCTTGATATTGTTgcatttttattcaattttgcGTGGGAAAATATTACAAAGCCTGTAATCGCCGGCGACTATTGGCACCCACTCATGACAATTGGTACCTACATTTTGATGTTTACAGTTTGCAGGCCATTGGTGATTTACATTATTAGTTATACACCAGAAGGCGGTCATGTAAAAGAAACTCATTTCTTGGCTATACTCTTAACTGTTCTTTCAATACACTTCTTTAGCTTACAAGTGCATCAATTTCTAGCTGTTTTCTTGTTCGGAATCTCTCTTCCTGAAGAACCATTGTCCTCGATTTTGCACGAGAAATTGGATGCGATTACTTCATCTCTTTTGTTTCCTCTGTTTTCTGCTGTGTATGGAATAAGAGCAGATTTCAACTCTCTCAACCCAAACTCctttaaaatagagcttatttTGATAATGGGTGCATTTGGAAAATTCTTCGGAACTCTTGTTTCTTCCATGGTTTTTGGTGTTCATCTTAGGACTGCTCTTGCTCTTTCAATCATCATGGCTTCAAGAGGTTTTATTAGTTTGATTACCATTGGTCAATATCGACTACAAGGG GTAATGTCAAGAGAACAGTCAACAATAATGCAAATGCACATTCTTTTTTTCACCGGAGCGTTGTTACCCCTTGTGAGACACATATATAAACCATCAACACGATATTCAACAGTTATAAGACAGGGTGTGATTACTTCATCGGAAACAGGCACTTTACAAGTATTATCATGTATTTTTAAGGAAGAAAATCTACCCGGAATTCTACGCCTTCTACAAGCTTTCCACCCTAGTACTGAAAAAAACCCTATACCCGTGATCGCCCTTCAACTCATTCCACTCAATGCCGCTGGTGTATCGGTCCCAATCCTCGCCCCACTCCACGAGATCCAATCCTCGCCTGCTTACCGGTCTAACCTCTCTCGATGCAACCGCACAGTAAACGCCTTAGTAAGCGTTGTGCGCAAGACTAATGGCGCCATTCACCCACAACATTACATTTCAGTATCTCCATACACGGCTATGCACAACGACATATGTAATGTATCACATGACAATCACGTGAATCTCCTCGTTCTACCTTTCCACGCACAATGGACTGATTATAATAGCTCCAAAGGGTTCCAGGATCCGTCCCAACCTATTAGAGACGTTAATAAGATGGTGTTAGATATGGCACCTTGTTCCGTAGGCATACTAGTTGATCGAGGAGATCAGAATTTGGCGAACCTTAATGATGGGTATCGTGTTGTTATTTTCTTCATAGGCGGGGTTGATGATCAAGAGGCTTTAGCGTTTACCACTATATTTGCAAACAATCCAAGAATTAGGCTCTCCGTTGTTAGGTTGAAATCGATTACAAAGACTCAAAGTAATAATGGCGATTGTGAGGACAATGTCGCCATTAATAGTTTCAAACTCCGGTGTGTAGATAATGAGAGAGTATCATTTGAAGAGGTGATAGTTAACGACGGTGGAGAAACAACAAATGTTCTTGTAAAGATGAAAGATGAGATTGATTTAGCGGTAGTTGGTAGATATCATGATCCGGGGTGTAATCAATTGCTCGGACTTTCAGATCGGTGGTGTGATTATCCGGAGTTAGGGACTTTGGGTGACATGTTAGTGTCGTCGGAGTTTGGGTTTTCCATTTTAGTGGTACAAGAGTGA